The Streptomyces griseiscabiei genomic sequence AGAAGAGACGGCGCCGCTCCTCAGGGGCGATGTGCCCGAAATGACGCATGTGATTCCCCCGTGGCTGCTGGGCGTCCGGTCACGATCGTGGCCGGTAATAGTACGTACAAATGTGTGACATCAGTTCCCGCCGAGCGTGAAGTTCTGGTAACCCGGCCATGACGGGCGTCGGACGGTTTCCCCAGCGATTCGGCGCCCCCGCGTTGTCGTGATCAGGACCGAGAGGGCAGGATGACCGCATGACGCACGCGATGCTGAAGGGGTCGAACGTCCCGATCGAAGCCACGGCGGTCCGCGCCGTGCTGCGCTGGTCGCCCGGGCAGGGCGTTCCGGTGGTCGACGCCTCGGCGCTGCTCCTCGGCCCCGACGGACGCGTACGGTCCGACGAGGACTTCGTCTTCTACAACCAGCCGCGCCACCCCTCCGGCAAGGTGTGGCGGCTCGGCCAGAAGCGGGTGGCCGACGGCCTCACGGACACGATCCAGACCGACCTGACAGGTGTCGAGTCCGCCGTCAGCCAGATTCTCCTCGTGGCCTCGGCCGAGGGCGTCTCCTTCGACCACGTACCGTCCCTGCGCATCCTGCTGTACGACGCCACGGTCGGCGACGCCGAGCCGCTGGCGTACTTCGACGTCAAGCCCGAGACCGGCGAGGAGACCGCCCTCATCTGCGGTGAGCTGTACCGCCGGGGCGGCGGCTGGAAGTTCCGCGCCCTGGGCGAGGGGTACGCCAACGGCCTGCAGGGTCTCGCCACGAACTTCGGCATCCTGGTCGACGAGTCCGCGGCAGCGGCAGCGGCAGCGGCCGACCAGACGGCCACGCCCCGGACACCGGCGGCCCCGGAGATCTCGGCCCCCCTGCCCCCCGAGCGGCCCCCGACGGGCGTCCCGTCCCAGCCGGCGTACGGCTACCCCCCGGCGGCCCCGCCCCAGCAGCCCACCCAGCCCGCCTACGGCTATCCGCACCCCCAGCCGACCCCGGCCACCACCAACGGCCCGGCCTACGGCTACCCGCAGCCCACGGCGGCGGCCCTGGACCCCGACTTCCGGCTGCCCCCGCAGGGCCCGCAGTTCATCGGCCGCTGAGGAGCGCCCCGTAAGGGGCGCGGGGAACCGCGCGACCGGCCCGCACGGACCCGCGTCAGCGATCCGCCTTCGTCTTGTATCCACGCCCCCACTGCAGCCCCCACCCGTACAACCGGTCGAGTTCGGCCTGGAAGCCGTAGACGAACTTCACCTCCCGGCGGACGGTGATCTCGCCCTTGACGTTCTCGATCATCACCACCGCGCACGACCGCGCCTGCGGATGCCTCTCGTCCAGGCCTATCTCGATCCGCGGCCCGTTGCTCGGGTACAGGGTCACGATCGCGTGGGTACGGTCGAAGGCGGGCGTCTGGTCGTAGATGTAGACGAACACCAGCATCCGCCGGAAGGCGTCCCGGTGGTCCAGGTTGATGTACATCGTCTCGCCGGACCCCGACCCGAACCGGTCGTCCCCGCTGAGCCGCATGTACGGCGGTTCGTTGATGTCCCCGAGGAAGCCGCCCAGCGGCTGTACGACCCCCTTCGTCCCGTCGGCCAGCTCGTACAGACAGCCGAGGTCGAGGTCGACGTTGACCATGCTCTGGCTGTGCGCCTGTACCTCCTCCGGCCGGAGCGCCTTGAAGGGGTGGCGCAGCACGCTCTGCCGCTTGGGCCCGCCGATGTCGGAGGTCCGCATCCGCCAGGA encodes the following:
- a CDS encoding TerD family protein; amino-acid sequence: MSFLDNLWRGRASEFDAGNAATNAIELTKRHQKVSLSKQNAAAGHLRVNLSWRMRTSDIGGPKRQSVLRHPFKALRPEEVQAHSQSMVNVDLDLGCLYELADGTKGVVQPLGGFLGDINEPPYMRLSGDDRFGSGSGETMYINLDHRDAFRRMLVFVYIYDQTPAFDRTHAIVTLYPSNGPRIEIGLDERHPQARSCAVVMIENVKGEITVRREVKFVYGFQAELDRLYGWGLQWGRGYKTKADR
- a CDS encoding TerD family protein, giving the protein MTHAMLKGSNVPIEATAVRAVLRWSPGQGVPVVDASALLLGPDGRVRSDEDFVFYNQPRHPSGKVWRLGQKRVADGLTDTIQTDLTGVESAVSQILLVASAEGVSFDHVPSLRILLYDATVGDAEPLAYFDVKPETGEETALICGELYRRGGGWKFRALGEGYANGLQGLATNFGILVDESAAAAAAAADQTATPRTPAAPEISAPLPPERPPTGVPSQPAYGYPPAAPPQQPTQPAYGYPHPQPTPATTNGPAYGYPQPTAAALDPDFRLPPQGPQFIGR